In the Macrobrachium rosenbergii isolate ZJJX-2024 chromosome 23, ASM4041242v1, whole genome shotgun sequence genome, one interval contains:
- the LOC136851440 gene encoding uncharacterized protein — protein sequence MLSTNKKIIQTNFNENFKWILVVKSKHRVFKETGKLCGLTMGFTFIIFQAALILQGYSTTPPVLARSCYKESQDPTKFPVNTCCQTYNYSKKDFFRCSTKLREMEHITRDFPGKEFSPANAMEANNTTNQILEGTSGSDLQNRIMWVIIGDSRVRQIFSALVSLLGGPRLKYKKPSTLGKWRSSHELTETLRIGKLHEDIEVSDIDHFVSLKFYWDPTLQRLPKLLEYWKSNESDRPSVLLIGSGLHWMKQSTHIYQTSGLQSAAESFQKHMEKLYPQIINIADSTDTIIQLLDPIQETDIFPKYKGIYSNENIELYNHIITSTFTKSNVVIWDSNIPIADHYFHQCRITNQQSYDKLWDCGNPLHPGFIAVEKNLNMLLNGICNKLLRIDELYC from the exons ATGCtttcaactaataaaaaaataatacagaccaatttcaatgaaaatttcaaatgGATACTGGTTGTGAAAAGCAAACACAGAGTCTTCAAAGAAACTGGAAAGCTGTGTGGACTGACAATGGGCTTCACATTTATAATCTTTCAAGCAGCGCTAATCTTGCAAGGATACTCCACAACTCCTCCTGTCCTCGCACGATCATGTTACAAAGAATCACAAGATCCAACTAAGTTCCCTGTAAACACGTGTTGTCAAACGTATAACTACTCAAAGAAAGATTTCTTCAGATGCAGTACCAAGCTCCGTGAAATGGAACACATCACAAG AGATTTTCCAGGGAAGGAATTCTCTCCTGCTAATGCTATGGAGGCAAACAATACTACCAATCAAATTCTGGAAGGCACCAGTGGTTCAGATTTACAAAACAGAATTATGTGGGTAATCATAGGAGACTCCAGGGTGCGGCAAATCTTCAGTGCACTTGTTTCTCTACTAGGTGGGCCCAGGTTAAAATACAAGAAACCATCAACACTG GGGAAATGGAGGAGCTCTCATGAATTAACTGAAACTCTACGTATTGGCAAACTACATGAAGACATTGAAGTGAGTGATATAGACCATTTTGTGAGCCTCAAATTCTACTGGGACCCTACATTGCAGAGACTACCAAAATTGCTGGAGTACTGGAAATCAAATGAAAGTGACAGACCTTCTGTTTTATTAATAG GGAGTGGACTGCACTGGATGAAACAATCAACTCACATATACCAAACAAGTGGACTACAATCTGCAGCTGAAAGTTTCCAGAAGCACATGGAAAAATTATATCCACAAATAATAAACATAGCAGATTCTACGGACACCATCATTCAATTACTCGACCCTATACAG GAAACAGATATATTCCCTAAGTACAAAGGAATCTATTCAAATGAAAACATTGAACTCTACAACCACATCATCACGTCAACCTTCACTAAGTCTAATGTGGTAATCTGGGAtagcaacataccaattgcagacCATTACTTTCACCAGTGTAGAATAACAAATCAACAATCCTATGATAAGCTCTGGGACTGTGGAAATCCCCTTCATCCAGGATTTATTGCAGTCGAGAAAAATCTTAATATGCTACTAAATGGTATTTGTAATAAACTTTTAAGAATAGATGAATTATACTGCTGA